From Tripterygium wilfordii isolate XIE 37 chromosome 13, ASM1340144v1, whole genome shotgun sequence, the proteins below share one genomic window:
- the LOC120013091 gene encoding uncharacterized protein LOC120013091 isoform X1 has product MEYQDQRKNHLPGHESHGVHLCHKCGWPFPNQHPSARHRRAHKRVCGTLEGYKLLDAEGAIHSDDEHLSDDDRKTPSPKFLERDVVEKGTVGITEGSTRQGDEKSLETGRDLADNVEKITKNDPEIAPSLKNGTVAGHLDDSSKMKKPEIPESMAILAGTIPKTEDHISSSTINAAVCSLSDSRKEESASEVSDDKSSAFGVKPIISETPRDVSQESDNIGADAGTANCSALYLGEETNAKEKEQTNLDRNYPDDLVSLTDSAGETSVAVPVVQKTEEIITDFGPADEILQLKEEHTDGLDTSMSISELSHKVDHVALGNSSIDASQIKDAGQGVAFASSGHSSKDSNGKEDDNENVFVLSLPDDITVVDEAENMIRGLRDMSSHQSLNLETCEMITDQKDDAKDSVPKSDFTDLQSCDFKESSEFSASEMSMFENDLKQQCGSSKPIEGEVPVQKDDAKDSVPKSDFTDLQSRDFNKSSVFSDSEKSVFENDLKQQYGSSKPIEGEVHVQKEDDRLQMKVTTSETQVSGDLESGVYALVTDRQKVQEVYPPEDKNPHDYCNQEKAIEKSDVDIDDNIGRVGKEDHAGSTIITDSATKFVSTPEENVSLKAEATPISLHEYQIVPDDVLDVSRMKLNVDCCHLSKATDVVPAECVGGTTATESHEVMDTELLQRDTKGQTLKGQPIPPSDAKSSVQNAAAVADNCDRDSRGCAGDIRCESLPGECVDNSVKQKFGTSTPDVSIDTSSQTDSLEGHWGSVSVLSTQSDITAITETGPFTSTDFRASAEAVTASLKNLQVTSEGQRSDKSEIFEPPSFMTLVEPRGSHVQTVQNLPHPETSSPQSGWFPSLTHVVNESQGRKKNEQIIAKVTNWSTGRQHAPLKSLLSEAKAETKPKSPNLKENPGIAATQTKVTSVVGSNQPTTKPAGKESNSPPDVKGEKKKVKGRPYWAQFVCCSSVGSKA; this is encoded by the exons ATGGAATACCAAGATCAGAGAAAGAATCACCTTCCAG GGCATGAGAGCCATGGAGTTCATCTGTGTCACAAATGTGGATGGCCTTTTCCAAACCAACATCCTAGTGCAAGACACAGGCGTGCACACAAGAGGGTTTGTGGAACCCTTGAAGGTTATAAGTTGCTCGATGCGGAGGGGGCCATCCATTCTGATGATGAGCACCTCTCTGATGATGATCGCAAGACACCCA GTCCCAAGTTCTTGGAGAGAGATGTCGTGGAGAAGGGCACTGTTGGAATTACAGAAGGATCAACTAGGCAAGGAGATGAAAAATCTTTGGAGACTGGTAGAGATCTGGCAGACAATGTGGAAAAGATCACTAAGAATGATCCCGAGATTGCACCATCGCTTAAGAATGGTACAGTTGCTG GCCATCTAGATGACAGCAGCAAAATGAAAAAACCTGAAATTCCAGAAAGCATGGCCATTCTGGCGGGTACTATTCCAAAAACAGAGGATCATATCTCAAGCTCTACCATCAATGCCGCAGTGTGTTCTTTGTCAGATAGTAGAAAAGAAGAATCTGCTAGTGAGGTTAGTGATGATAAAAGTTCTGCGTTTGGTGTAAAACCCATCATTTCCGAAACACCCAGAGATGTATCACAAGAATCTGATAATATAGGCGCTGATGCGGGTACTGCTAACTGCTCTGCGCTATATCTTGGAGAGGAGACCAATGCGAAGGAGAAGGAGCAGACTAATTTAGATAGGAACTACCCTGATGATTTGGTGTCTTTGACTGACAGTGCAGGTGAAACATCTGTCGCTGTGCCTGTGGTACAGAAGACAGAGGAAATAATTACAGATTTTGGGCCAGCTGATGAAATTCTTCAATTGAAAGAAGAACATACTGATGGCTTGGATACCAGTATGTCTATAAGTGAACTTTCCCATAAAGTTGATCATGTTGCACTTGGGAATTCTTCTATTGATGCATCTCAGATCAAGGATGCTGGTCAAGGAGTAGCCTTTGCCAGTTCTGGTCATTCAAGCAAGGATTCCAATGGAAAAGAAGATGACAATGAAAATGTATTTGTGCTTTCATTGCCTGATGATATAACCGTAGTAGACGAGGCTGAGAACATGATTAGGGGTTTAAGAGATATGAGTTCACATCAATCTCTAAACTTGGAGACATGTGAAATGATTACAGATCAGAAAGATGACGCTAAAGATTCTGTACCTAAGAGCGATTTTACTGATCTTCAATCATGCGATTTTAAAGAAAGTTCTGAATTCTCTGCTTCTGAAATgtctatgtttgaaaatgaccTTAAACAACAATGTGGGAGCAGTAAGCCTATTGAGGGAGAAGTGCCAGTTCAGAAAGATGACGCTAAAGATTCTGTACCTAAGAGTGATTTTACAGATCTTCAATCACGGGATTTTAATAAAAGTTCCGTATTCTCTGATTCTGAAAAGTCTGTGTTTGAAAATGACCTTAAACAACAATATGGGAGCAGTAAGCCTATTGAGGGAGAAGTGCATGTTCAGAAAGAAGATGATAGGCTTCAGATGAAGGTCACAACAAGTGAAACCCAGGTCTCAGGTGACTTAGAATCAGGTGTTTATGCACTGGTGACTGACAGACAAAAAGTCCAGGAAGTTTATCCTCCTGAAGATAAGAACCCTCATGATTACTGTAACCAGGAGAAAGCAATTGAAAAATCTGATGTAGATATTGATGACAATATTGGAAGAGTTGGAAAGGAAGATCATGCAGGAAGCACAATTATAACTGACTCTGCTACGAAATTTGTGTCAACACCTGAGGAAAATGTTTCACTAAAGGCTGAAGCAACACCGATTAGTCTTCATGAATATCAAATTGTCCCAGACGATGTATTGGATGTGTCCAGGATGAAGTTGAATGTAGATTGCTGTCATCTGAGTAAAGCCACGGATGTAGTACCGGCAGAATGTGTTGGTGGGACAACTGCAACTGAATCACATGAAGTCATGGATACTGAATTGTTACAGAGGGACACAAAAGGTCAAACTTTGAAAGGGCAACCAATTCCTCCTTCAGATGCCAAGTCATCTGTTCAAAATGCAGCCGCTGTTGCAGACAACTGCGACAGAGACTCTCGTGGGTGTGCCGGTGATATTAGATGTGAATCTTTACCTGGTGAATGTGTTGACAACTCTGTTAAACAGAAGTTTGGTACATCTACCCCTGATGTTTCCATTGACACAAGTAGCCAAACCGATAGTTTGGAAGGACACTGGGGGTCTGTTTCAG TGCTTTCCACCCAATCAGATATAACAGCCATCACTGAAACTGGACCTTTTACGTCAACTGATTTTCGAGCATCAGCTGAAGCAGTAACTGCTAGCTTGAAGAATTTACAAGTTACATCTGAGGGACAACGCTCTGATAAATCGGAAATTTTTGAGCCACCGTCTTTCATGACATTAGTTGAACCTAGAGGTTCCCATGTTCAGACGGTACAGAACTTGCCACATCCAGAAACTTCATCTCCACAATCGGGTTGGTTCCCGTCTCTCACTCATGTTGTGAATGAGTCACAAGGGAGGAAGAAGAATGAACAGATTATTGCCAAGGTAACGAACTGGAGCACCGGGAGGCAGCACGCACCTTTGAAGAGCCTTTTGAGTGAGGCCAAGGCTGAAACCAAACCAAAGTCACCAAATTTGAAGGAAAATCCAGGCATAGCTGCTACTCAGACAAAAGTGACCTCAGTTGTGGGTTCTAATCAACCAACCACCAAGCCTGCAGGCAAAGAAAGCAATTCTCCTCCAGATGTtaagggagagaaaaagaaggtcAAGGGGAGACCATACTGGGCACAATTTGTTTGCTGTTCATCTGTAGGCTCGAAGGCGTAA
- the LOC120013091 gene encoding uncharacterized protein LOC120013091 isoform X2, protein MEYQDQRKNHLPGHESHGVHLCHKCGWPFPNQHPSARHRRAHKRVCGTLEGYKLLDAEGAIHSDDEHLSDDDRKTPSPKFLERDVVEKGTVGITEGSTRQGDEKSLETGRDLADNVEKITKNDPEIAPSLKNGTVAGHLDDSSKMKKPEIPESMAILAGTIPKTEDHISSSTINAAVCSLSDSRKEESASEVSDDKSSAFGVKPIISETPRDVSQESDNIGADAGTANCSALYLGEETNAKEKEQTNLDRNYPDDLVSLTDSAGETSVAVPVVQKTEEIITDFGPADEILQLKEEHTDGLDTSMSISELSHKVDHVALGNSSIDASQIKDAGQGVAFASSGHSSKDSNGKEDDNENVFVLSLPDDITVVDEAENMIRGLRDMSSHQSLNLETCEMITDQKDDAKDSVPKSDFTDLQSCDFKESSEFSASEMSMFENDLKQQCGSSKPIEGEVPVQKDDAKDSVPKSDFTDLQSRDFNKSSVFSDSEKSVFENDLKQQYGSSKPIEGEVHVQKEDDRLQMKVTTSETQVSGDLESGVYALVTDRQKVQEVYPPEDKNPHDYCNQEKAIEKSDVDIDDNIGRVGKEDHAGSTIITDSATKFVSTPEENVSLKAEATPISLHEYQIVPDDVLDVSRMKLNVDCCHLSKATDVVPAECVGGTTATESHEVMDTELLQRDTKGQTLKGQPIPPSDAKSSVQNAAAVADNCDRDSRGCAGDIRCESLPGECVDNSVKQKFGTSTPDVSIDTSSQTDSLEGHWGSVSDITAITETGPFTSTDFRASAEAVTASLKNLQVTSEGQRSDKSEIFEPPSFMTLVEPRGSHVQTVQNLPHPETSSPQSGWFPSLTHVVNESQGRKKNEQIIAKVTNWSTGRQHAPLKSLLSEAKAETKPKSPNLKENPGIAATQTKVTSVVGSNQPTTKPAGKESNSPPDVKGEKKKVKGRPYWAQFVCCSSVGSKA, encoded by the exons ATGGAATACCAAGATCAGAGAAAGAATCACCTTCCAG GGCATGAGAGCCATGGAGTTCATCTGTGTCACAAATGTGGATGGCCTTTTCCAAACCAACATCCTAGTGCAAGACACAGGCGTGCACACAAGAGGGTTTGTGGAACCCTTGAAGGTTATAAGTTGCTCGATGCGGAGGGGGCCATCCATTCTGATGATGAGCACCTCTCTGATGATGATCGCAAGACACCCA GTCCCAAGTTCTTGGAGAGAGATGTCGTGGAGAAGGGCACTGTTGGAATTACAGAAGGATCAACTAGGCAAGGAGATGAAAAATCTTTGGAGACTGGTAGAGATCTGGCAGACAATGTGGAAAAGATCACTAAGAATGATCCCGAGATTGCACCATCGCTTAAGAATGGTACAGTTGCTG GCCATCTAGATGACAGCAGCAAAATGAAAAAACCTGAAATTCCAGAAAGCATGGCCATTCTGGCGGGTACTATTCCAAAAACAGAGGATCATATCTCAAGCTCTACCATCAATGCCGCAGTGTGTTCTTTGTCAGATAGTAGAAAAGAAGAATCTGCTAGTGAGGTTAGTGATGATAAAAGTTCTGCGTTTGGTGTAAAACCCATCATTTCCGAAACACCCAGAGATGTATCACAAGAATCTGATAATATAGGCGCTGATGCGGGTACTGCTAACTGCTCTGCGCTATATCTTGGAGAGGAGACCAATGCGAAGGAGAAGGAGCAGACTAATTTAGATAGGAACTACCCTGATGATTTGGTGTCTTTGACTGACAGTGCAGGTGAAACATCTGTCGCTGTGCCTGTGGTACAGAAGACAGAGGAAATAATTACAGATTTTGGGCCAGCTGATGAAATTCTTCAATTGAAAGAAGAACATACTGATGGCTTGGATACCAGTATGTCTATAAGTGAACTTTCCCATAAAGTTGATCATGTTGCACTTGGGAATTCTTCTATTGATGCATCTCAGATCAAGGATGCTGGTCAAGGAGTAGCCTTTGCCAGTTCTGGTCATTCAAGCAAGGATTCCAATGGAAAAGAAGATGACAATGAAAATGTATTTGTGCTTTCATTGCCTGATGATATAACCGTAGTAGACGAGGCTGAGAACATGATTAGGGGTTTAAGAGATATGAGTTCACATCAATCTCTAAACTTGGAGACATGTGAAATGATTACAGATCAGAAAGATGACGCTAAAGATTCTGTACCTAAGAGCGATTTTACTGATCTTCAATCATGCGATTTTAAAGAAAGTTCTGAATTCTCTGCTTCTGAAATgtctatgtttgaaaatgaccTTAAACAACAATGTGGGAGCAGTAAGCCTATTGAGGGAGAAGTGCCAGTTCAGAAAGATGACGCTAAAGATTCTGTACCTAAGAGTGATTTTACAGATCTTCAATCACGGGATTTTAATAAAAGTTCCGTATTCTCTGATTCTGAAAAGTCTGTGTTTGAAAATGACCTTAAACAACAATATGGGAGCAGTAAGCCTATTGAGGGAGAAGTGCATGTTCAGAAAGAAGATGATAGGCTTCAGATGAAGGTCACAACAAGTGAAACCCAGGTCTCAGGTGACTTAGAATCAGGTGTTTATGCACTGGTGACTGACAGACAAAAAGTCCAGGAAGTTTATCCTCCTGAAGATAAGAACCCTCATGATTACTGTAACCAGGAGAAAGCAATTGAAAAATCTGATGTAGATATTGATGACAATATTGGAAGAGTTGGAAAGGAAGATCATGCAGGAAGCACAATTATAACTGACTCTGCTACGAAATTTGTGTCAACACCTGAGGAAAATGTTTCACTAAAGGCTGAAGCAACACCGATTAGTCTTCATGAATATCAAATTGTCCCAGACGATGTATTGGATGTGTCCAGGATGAAGTTGAATGTAGATTGCTGTCATCTGAGTAAAGCCACGGATGTAGTACCGGCAGAATGTGTTGGTGGGACAACTGCAACTGAATCACATGAAGTCATGGATACTGAATTGTTACAGAGGGACACAAAAGGTCAAACTTTGAAAGGGCAACCAATTCCTCCTTCAGATGCCAAGTCATCTGTTCAAAATGCAGCCGCTGTTGCAGACAACTGCGACAGAGACTCTCGTGGGTGTGCCGGTGATATTAGATGTGAATCTTTACCTGGTGAATGTGTTGACAACTCTGTTAAACAGAAGTTTGGTACATCTACCCCTGATGTTTCCATTGACACAAGTAGCCAAACCGATAGTTTGGAAGGACACTGGGGGTCTGTTTCAG ATATAACAGCCATCACTGAAACTGGACCTTTTACGTCAACTGATTTTCGAGCATCAGCTGAAGCAGTAACTGCTAGCTTGAAGAATTTACAAGTTACATCTGAGGGACAACGCTCTGATAAATCGGAAATTTTTGAGCCACCGTCTTTCATGACATTAGTTGAACCTAGAGGTTCCCATGTTCAGACGGTACAGAACTTGCCACATCCAGAAACTTCATCTCCACAATCGGGTTGGTTCCCGTCTCTCACTCATGTTGTGAATGAGTCACAAGGGAGGAAGAAGAATGAACAGATTATTGCCAAGGTAACGAACTGGAGCACCGGGAGGCAGCACGCACCTTTGAAGAGCCTTTTGAGTGAGGCCAAGGCTGAAACCAAACCAAAGTCACCAAATTTGAAGGAAAATCCAGGCATAGCTGCTACTCAGACAAAAGTGACCTCAGTTGTGGGTTCTAATCAACCAACCACCAAGCCTGCAGGCAAAGAAAGCAATTCTCCTCCAGATGTtaagggagagaaaaagaaggtcAAGGGGAGACCATACTGGGCACAATTTGTTTGCTGTTCATCTGTAGGCTCGAAGGCGTAA